In one window of Thermodesulfobacteriota bacterium DNA:
- a CDS encoding class I SAM-dependent methyltransferase has protein sequence MANRIELLDIALLKDREKLCLIDRWKKVLDLEIGWHYDLDIIWALREVERLGLKKGALVMDAGAGNGLLQFLLAASGYDVLSVDFAERKAPSAAKRIFELVEEEHDTGADDNPYRNFIKHNRAGFGARKAARWLRSPVKAAGAASRKALRFIDPDLISELLSSRKRSYGKVRYVKGDFKELLKIESNSVDCLVSISALEHNGFDGIRQSVGEFTRVLKRGSAMAITISAARDADWYFKPCEGWCLSAGTIRDLFGMGDCPSNFERYDELFAKLKGAREIKARISRHYRMSGENGLPWGVYDPKYQPVGVFKRKGQ, from the coding sequence ATGGCAAACAGGATAGAACTGCTGGATATCGCGCTCCTCAAGGACAGGGAAAAGCTCTGCCTCATAGACCGGTGGAAGAAGGTGCTCGACCTGGAGATAGGCTGGCATTACGACCTGGACATCATCTGGGCGCTGAGGGAGGTGGAAAGGCTCGGCCTTAAAAAGGGCGCACTGGTCATGGACGCGGGGGCCGGGAACGGGCTGCTGCAGTTCCTTCTCGCCGCGTCGGGGTATGACGTCCTGAGCGTTGATTTCGCGGAAAGAAAGGCGCCCTCGGCGGCAAAAAGGATATTCGAGTTGGTTGAAGAGGAGCACGATACCGGAGCCGACGACAACCCTTATCGAAATTTCATAAAACACAACCGCGCCGGCTTCGGCGCCCGAAAGGCGGCCAGATGGCTCAGGTCCCCGGTAAAGGCCGCGGGCGCGGCATCGAGAAAGGCGCTCAGGTTCATCGACCCGGACCTTATAAGCGAGCTCCTTTCGTCACGCAAGCGCTCATACGGGAAGGTCCGTTATGTGAAAGGCGATTTCAAGGAACTTTTGAAAATTGAGAGCAACTCGGTCGACTGCTTAGTCTCGATATCCGCGCTTGAGCACAACGGCTTCGATGGAATAAGGCAGTCGGTCGGGGAATTCACAAGGGTGTTGAAAAGGGGCTCCGCCATGGCAATAACGATAAGCGCGGCCCGCGATGCCGACTGGTACTTCAAGCCCTGCGAGGGCTGGTGCCTGAGCGCCGGGACCATAAGGGATCTCTTCGGCATGGGAGACTGCCCCTCGAACTTCGAGCGATACGACGAGCTCTTCGCGAAGCTCAAGGGGGCCAGGGAGATAAAGGCGAGGATATCGAGGCATTACAGGATGAGCGGCGAAAACGGGCTCCCCTGGGGCGTTTACGACCCGAAATACCAGCCGGTCGGCGTCTTTAAAAGGAAGGGACAATGA